The Acidimicrobiales bacterium genome window below encodes:
- a CDS encoding nitronate monooxygenase, with product MQLTTEAGMDTAFTRLVGCTVPLQQAGMGGAASPDLAVAVTDAGALGMVGMPMAPPAEVAEVLESVGQRTAGPVGVNFLMPFVDREAVAAAAGRCRLVEFFYGEPDAALVALVHEGGGLVGWQVGSVDEARAAAGAGCDLVVAQGVEAGGHVRGRVALLPLLEAVLEAVDVPVVAAGGIATARTMAAVLAAGAAAARVGTRFVATAEADAHQSYVEALIAAGPDDTVLTTTFSVLWPDAPHRVLRSCVEAAQAIHDDVVGEMEMPGGARVPVARLSPPCPGRRTTGRTDAMALYAGQSVGAVHQVDRAADVVRELAEGAEALLKGRRS from the coding sequence TACTGCCTTCACCCGGCTCGTCGGTTGCACGGTGCCGCTCCAGCAGGCGGGCATGGGCGGTGCGGCCAGCCCCGATCTCGCCGTGGCTGTCACCGACGCCGGCGCCCTCGGGATGGTCGGGATGCCGATGGCCCCGCCGGCGGAGGTGGCCGAAGTGCTGGAGTCCGTGGGCCAGCGGACCGCCGGTCCGGTCGGCGTCAACTTCCTGATGCCGTTCGTCGACCGCGAGGCGGTGGCAGCGGCCGCCGGCCGGTGCCGGCTCGTCGAGTTCTTCTACGGCGAGCCGGACGCCGCCCTGGTGGCCCTCGTCCATGAGGGCGGGGGACTGGTCGGATGGCAGGTCGGGTCGGTCGACGAGGCAAGAGCGGCCGCCGGCGCAGGGTGCGACCTCGTGGTGGCCCAGGGTGTCGAAGCCGGCGGGCACGTCCGGGGTCGGGTCGCCCTGCTCCCGCTGCTCGAGGCCGTGCTCGAGGCGGTGGACGTACCCGTGGTCGCCGCCGGCGGGATCGCCACGGCCAGGACCATGGCTGCGGTCCTCGCCGCCGGCGCCGCGGCAGCCCGGGTGGGTACCCGCTTCGTGGCGACTGCGGAGGCCGATGCCCACCAGTCGTACGTCGAGGCGCTGATCGCCGCCGGGCCTGACGACACCGTGCTCACGACGACGTTCTCGGTCCTGTGGCCCGATGCGCCGCACCGGGTGCTCAGGTCCTGCGTCGAAGCCGCCCAGGCGATCCACGACGACGTCGTGGGCGAGATGGAGATGCCCGGCGGCGCCCGGGTCCCGGTCGCCCGCCTGAGCCCGCCATGTCCCGGGCGACGCACAACGGGACGGACCGACGCCATGGCCCTCTACGCCGGGCAGTCCGTCGGCGCCGTGCACCAGGTGGACCGCGCCGCCGACGTCGTGCGGGAGCTGGCGGAGGGGGCCGAGGCGCTCCTGAAGGGCCGGCGCTCCTAA